In Nicotiana tabacum cultivar K326 chromosome 21, ASM71507v2, whole genome shotgun sequence, one DNA window encodes the following:
- the LOC142175546 gene encoding uncharacterized protein LOC142175546 produces the protein MEIHNDMGYMMYVKLKKENREFDMYPLCITTTEKELVSGGSLNQGDIVQIDEAVQRYDSDTDDTLALDFVNSGEAIGVFELDKYLIITKTNQREVVAGQVYKDKATLKEVMENYAISQSYVLLCISEDCEWRFKASSINKSELFKVREFIDNHTCPLKENVYEQRQASRSLIGGMIRPKLTNHKRKYTPKDIIDDIKSDLGVDVSDMLAWRAKEKEMNFLRGKPADSYKKLPGYLYTMDMTYPGSHIRMVKSPKNEFMYVYISLYAFIKGFDHCRPIVVVDGSHLKSYYTGTFVSASTLDGAGHILPLAYGVIDPENDAAWTWFFEQFKIVYGYRENMYIVSDRNECIIKSISRVYPDVPHFACIWHLWNNKVEKVDIRVKEYLELAGYEKWARLYAPVNRGWTMTSNIAESINAALVSARELPIYDFLEEVRKMFERWNCSNRKEATQTHTTLGKNYQEMLTLNEAMSTRITVVPSTAYLHTVNDGGRNYTICLLERKCVCGRFQVDELPCPHAWAILKSMLLMPEEYCFNYYKPNTVVMTYDVPVYPLPDRNNWNTPAHIAKEVVLPPKWKRPPGRPKKKRDKPLSELLQPKNQHSYNICRQGGHNKRACRNAPRNK, from the exons ATGGAAATACACAATGATATGGGTTACATGATGTATGTAAAGTtgaaaaaagagaacagagaattcGATATGTATCCTTTGTGCATAACAACTACTGAAAAAGAACTTGTATCCGGAGGTAGTTTAAATCAAGGCGATATTGTGCAAATAGATGAAGCAGTTCAAAGGTATGATTCCGATACAGATGATACACTGGCTCTAGATTTTGTCAATTCAGGAGAAGCAATTGGGGTATTCGAACTGGACAAGTATTTGATAATTACAAAAACTAATCAAAGGGAGGTTGTGGCTGGACAAGTGTATAAGGATAAAGCTACATTGAAAGAGGTGATGGAGAATTATGCTATATCTCAAAG CTATGTACTATTATGTATTTCAGAAGATTGTGAATGGAGGTTTAAGGCATCAAGCATTAACAAATCAGAACTATTCAAAGTGAGAGAGTTCATTGATAACCATACATGTCCGCTGAAGGAAAATGTGTATGAGCAGCGACAGGCAAGTAGAAGCCTTATAGGTGGTATGATTAGGCCTAAGCTTACTAATCATAAGAGAAAATACACCCCAAAGGATATTATTGATGACATAAAATCAGATTTAGGTGTAGATGTTAGCGATATGTTGGCGTGGAGGGCTAAAGAAAAGGAAATGAATTTTTTGAGAGGTAAACCGGCTGATTCATACAAAAAATTACCAGGATACTTATATACAATGGATATGACATATCCAGGTTCCCACATCAGGATggtaaaatcgcccaaaaatgaaTTCATGTACGTGTATATATCTTTGTATGCCTTTATAAAGGGGTTTGATCATTGTAGACCCATTGTTGTTGTGGATGGAAGTCACCTAAAATCTTACTACACCGGGACATTCGTTTCGGCAAGCACGTTGGATGGTGCAG GTCATATATTGCCACTAGCATATGGTGTTATTGATCCAGAGAATGATGCTGCTTGGACgtggttctttgagcaattcaagatagTATACGGTTACAGGGAAAACATGTACATCGTTTCAGATAGAAATGAGTGTATCATTAAATCTATATCGAGAGTGTATCCAGATGTACCACATTTTGCTTGTATATGGCATCTATGGAACAAC AAGGTGGAGAAGGTAGATATTAGGGTGAAAGAATACTTAGAGTTAGCTGGATACGAAAAGTGGGCTAGGTTGTATGCACCTGTTAACAGGGGATGGACAATGACGTCGAATATTGCTGAGTCAATCAACGCCGCACTAGTGTCAGCAAGGGAATTGCCAATATACGACTTCCTCGAAGAAGTTAGGAAGATGTTTGAACGTTGGAATTGTAGTAACCGCAAAGAAGCTACACAAACACACACAACGCTTGGAAAAAATTACCAGGAGATGCTGACTTTGAATGAGGCAATGTCTACACGCATTACT gtGGTACCATCAACTGCATACTTACATACGGTTAACGATGGAGGGAGGAATTACACAATATGCTTGTTAGAGAGAAAATGTGTTTGTGGGAGGTTCCAAGTTGATGAATTACCATGCCCACATGCTTGGGCTATATTGAAGAGCATGTTACTAATGCCAGAAGAATATTGCTTTAACTATTACAAACCAAATACTGTTGTAATGACATACGATGTGCCTGTGTACCCACTACCGGACAGAAATAACTGGAATACACCAGCACATATTGCAAAGGAGGTTGTACTGCCACCCAAATGGAAAAGACCTCCTGGAAGGCCAAAGAAGAAGCGCGATAAACCTTTAAGTGAATTGCTGCAGCCGAAAAATCAACATTCATATAACATATGTAGGCAGGGAGGACATAACAAGCGAGCGTGTAGAAATGCTCCACGTAACAAATAG
- the LOC107831162 gene encoding uncharacterized protein LOC107831162: protein MPPTYLPLRWESTGDQWWYAAPIDWAAANGHYDLVRELLRLDGNHVIKLTSLRRIRRLESVWDDEEQFDDVARCRSQVAKKLLLECENKKGKNSLLKAGYGGWLLYTAASAGDLDFVRQLLEKDSLLVFGEGEYGVTDILYAAARSKSCDVFKVLFDFAVSPRFIARGGRGSEEQNGDIPSAYKWEMMNRAIHAAARGGNVKMLKELIADCSDDILAYRDIQGATLLHTAAGKGQVEVVKYLLKSSDIINSVDNQGNTALHVAASRGQLAVVEALIVASPSLVNSRNNAGDTFLHVAITGFQNPYFRRLDRQIDLMKQLVCGKFFNIEEIVNAENNDGRTALHLAVIGNIHSELVELLMTVRSINVNTRDKDGMTPLDILRQRPRSASSELLTRQLISAGGIFSHRDYSARRVVASQLKMQNISSSPGTSFRISDTEIFLYTGIEHAPEDSKKAEISNTSEPSHRYMSPDSYCSRNDKKSGSADHAAEKLKRFFHWPKIKKRDTKKVKILVDQCSASNSDVAPVPLRERYSKPSSFSSHKRTLSASSNIPSPTAKKKFASGIVNGVMQAIPHLSLPRRSPRASSFSISSLSSRSSLDKQKAIVIETELAGPSCSNQVDGVSSDSTHKQSAGHKRSVNQYLCFGASGQPVKASSSGMQPYELYERSVLSTA from the exons ATGCCTCCAACGTATTTACCTCTTCGGTGGGAGAGTACTGGGGACCAATGGTGGTATGCTGCACCAATTGATTGGGCAGCTGCAAATGGTCACTATGATTTGGTACGAGAGCTTCTTCGCCTAGACGGCAATCACGTTATCAAGCTCACTTCATTACGTAGGATAAGAAGGCTTGAGTCCGTTTGGGATGATGAAGAACAGTTTGATGATGTAGCTAGATGCCGGTCACAAGTTGCAAAGAAGTTGCTTCTTGAATGTGAGAACAAGAAAGGGAAAAATTCCCTCCTTAAAGCTGGATATGGTGGATGGCTTTTGTATACTGCTGCCTCTGCTGGAGACTTGGATTTTGTTCGACAATTGCTCGAAAAAGACTCCCTTTTGGTATTTGGAGAAGGGGAGTATGGTGTTACTGACATATTATATGCTGCTGCTAGGAGTAAAAGTTGTGATGTGTTTAAGGTTTTGTTTGATTTTGCTGTATCACCGAGGTTTATAGCGCGTGGTGGTAGAGGGTCGGAGGAACAGAATGGGGACATTCCGTCTGCTTATAAGTGGGAAATGATGAATAGAGCTATTCATGCGGCTGCTAGAGGAGGCAATGTGAAGATGCTGAAGGAGCTTATTGCTGACTGTTCTGATGATATATTGGCTTACAGAGACATTCAAGGTGCAACTCTCTTACATACGGCAGCTGGCAAAGGCCAGGTCGAG GTTGTTAAATATCTCTTAAAAAGTTCTGATATTATCAACTCTGTAGACAATCAAGGCAATACAGCATTACACGTGGCTGCTTCGAGGGGCCAATTAGCTGTTGTTGAAGCTCTCATCGTTGCTTCACCTTCATTGGTCAATTCAAGAAACAATGCTGGAGATACATTTCTTCATGTTGCCATTACTGGTTTCCAAAACCCTTATTTCCGCAGATTGGATCGTCAAATTGATCTCATGAAACAATTAGTTTGTGGAAAATTTTTCAACATTGAGGAAATTGTTAACGCTGAAAACAATGACGGTAGAACTGCTCTTCATTTAGCTGTCATTGGAAATATTCATTCTGAACTTGTGGAATTACTTATGACCGTCCGCTCTATTAATGTCAATACTCGTGATAAGGATGGAATGACACCACTCGATATCCTAAGGCAACGACCACGTTCTGCTTCCTCCGAGCTACTTACAAGACAGTTGATCTCTGCTGGGGGAATTTTTAGTCATCGCGATTATTCTGCAAGGAGAGTTGTTGCATCCCAGTTGAAGATGCAAAACATAAGTAGCAGTCCTGGAACTTCTTTTAGAATCTCTGACACCGAAATATTCTTATACACGGGCATTGAACATGCACCAGAGGACAGTAAAAAAGCTGAGATTAGCAACACAAGTGAGCCGAGTCATCGATACATGAGTCCTGATAGCTATTGTTCTAGAAATGACAAGAAATCTGGTTCCGCAGATCATGCAGCTGAAAAACTGAAACGCTTCTTCCATTggccaaaaattaaaaaaagagatACTAAGAAGGTCAAGATATTGGTTGATCAATGTTCTGCAAGTAATTCGGACGTGGCACCAGTCCCTCTTCGAGAAAGATACTCCAAGCCTTCATCATTCTCAAGCCACAAACGGACGCTCTCTGCTAGTAGTAACATTCCAAGTCCAACAGCAAAGAAGAAGTTTGCTTCTGGGATAGTAAACGGTGTCATGCAAGCCATACCACATCTCAGCCTCCCTCGTAGATCACCTCGTGCTAGTTCATTCTCGATTTCATCATTGTCTTCACGCAGTTCTTTGGACAAACAAAAAGCAATCGTGATTGAGACTGAGCTCGCTGGACCTTCTTGTTCTAATCAGGTAGACGGTGTATCATCAGACTCGACTCACAAACAAAGTGCAGGACATAAAAGGTCGGTGAACCAATATTTGTGTTTTGGTGCCTCAGGACAACCTGTCAAGGCCTCTTCAAGTGGGATGCAGCCATATGAACTTTATGAGCGGTCTGTTCTATCCACGGCTTGA